In the Streptomyces katrae genome, one interval contains:
- a CDS encoding DUF5990 family protein: MQIRIEAFDLPGRTCVPAPGFPGYRDIHVAVHPRARDGQPLAPQPGDAPSAFWTLDCTARRAPAGVDLTGPWIQGRPGQRFIYLTWNGTDATGTTTTFRRAKLMLDAVDPSVAEAALDRGLLIARVGLTDAHGHPLCAAVRPPTVTWSPPPPP; this comes from the coding sequence ATGCAGATCCGGATCGAGGCGTTCGACCTGCCGGGCCGCACCTGTGTGCCCGCCCCCGGGTTCCCCGGTTACCGCGACATCCACGTCGCCGTGCACCCCCGCGCACGAGACGGACAGCCGCTCGCCCCCCAGCCCGGCGACGCCCCCTCGGCATTCTGGACCCTGGACTGCACCGCGCGCCGTGCCCCCGCGGGCGTCGACCTGACCGGCCCCTGGATCCAGGGCCGCCCCGGGCAGCGCTTCATCTACCTCACTTGGAACGGAACCGACGCCACCGGCACCACCACCACGTTCCGCCGGGCCAAGCTCATGCTGGACGCGGTGGACCCGTCGGTGGCCGAAGCAGCGCTGGACCGCGGCCTGCTGATCGCCCGCGTCGGCCTGACGGATGCCCACGGCCACCCCCTCTGCGCCGCGGTCCGCCCCCCGACCGTCACCTGGTCGCCCCCGCCCCCTCCCTAG
- a CDS encoding DUF6225 family protein — MADMFEHAPQVWTAARLREALADLPDETPIHIGVADGPGDFDGYGEYVLVDAEPVEMDGDGEEGSGTPHVQFTLFADARAGAYHLDVD, encoded by the coding sequence ATGGCTGACATGTTCGAGCACGCCCCGCAGGTATGGACCGCTGCGCGGCTGCGTGAAGCTCTCGCGGACCTGCCGGACGAGACACCGATCCACATCGGAGTCGCGGACGGGCCCGGTGACTTCGACGGGTACGGCGAGTACGTCCTGGTGGACGCCGAGCCCGTCGAGATGGACGGCGACGGTGAGGAGGGCAGTGGCACACCGCACGTACAGTTCACGCTGTTCGCGGACGCGCGGGCGGGTGCCTACCACCTCGACGTCGACTGA
- a CDS encoding helix-turn-helix transcriptional regulator, producing the protein MTEGSSTAPVPPPSRPSAFPQLTATVERIVCLGARLGRSHDEVLCTEALNHACGVPVEVIRELLQGRAAGEPDIHERFRQRLDLLHETYRKDNGRKFSHGEIARQSGISRQQVQALLCGDRRPTMDHCSRLERFFNRPAGFLQSDDAEALGCALAEVEKTLLREYQEHSERNAPAAGAGRRPSLYERHGVDGIALRAALLPDRGRTRLLEWLDTYMEEEAAEQRSGPAGEHF; encoded by the coding sequence GTGACAGAAGGCTCCTCCACAGCACCTGTGCCGCCGCCCTCCCGGCCTTCGGCCTTCCCCCAGCTGACCGCGACCGTCGAACGGATCGTCTGCCTCGGGGCGAGGCTCGGCCGGAGCCACGACGAAGTCCTCTGCACGGAGGCGCTCAACCACGCCTGCGGGGTTCCCGTCGAGGTCATCCGGGAGCTCCTGCAAGGGCGGGCGGCCGGTGAGCCGGACATCCACGAGCGGTTCCGGCAGCGACTCGACCTGCTGCACGAGACCTACCGCAAGGACAACGGGCGGAAGTTCTCGCACGGGGAGATCGCACGGCAGAGCGGTATCTCCCGGCAGCAGGTCCAGGCACTGCTCTGCGGGGACCGCCGCCCCACCATGGACCACTGCTCACGGCTTGAGCGGTTCTTCAACCGGCCGGCCGGGTTCCTGCAGTCGGACGATGCCGAGGCTCTGGGCTGCGCCCTGGCCGAGGTCGAGAAGACGCTCCTGCGGGAGTACCAGGAGCACAGCGAGCGCAACGCCCCGGCGGCCGGGGCGGGGAGGCGGCCGAGCCTCTACGAGCGGCACGGCGTCGACGGCATCGCGCTGCGCGCGGCTCTGCTGCCCGACCGGGGGCGCACCAGGTTGCTCGAGTGGCTCGACACCTACATGGAGGAGGAGGCGGCCGAGCAGAGGTCCGGCCCGGCCGGCGAGCATTTCTGA